A region of the Penicillium psychrofluorescens genome assembly, chromosome: 6 genome:
ACGCAGCATAATACATTATAAACCATGAATTACTGGCATTTTGCGTTCATCTTGCACGTGGCCATTGAGAGTATCAATTCACACCATGTAGGGGTAATATAACCTGCCAACTCGAGATTCCTTTGCTGTCCAATGCGGTCTTTTGGATTGCCATTGGAACGTGAAGCATAATATAGCGTTATTTTTTTGCTTCTATTCTTGGTAGTCGTAGGTTAGCAGCCACTATAATGAATTCATCATCACCGTGAGTCCGACCAGACAGTCAATAGAAATTGAAGTCTCTAAGGAAGTTTGGCTTCAGGGCTACCTATGATACCGGCCCCTACGGAAGATTTGACGAAAATATCGTTTCTAGTAGTAGCCGTTTCATTACATAGGGCACTCAATGTCACTGGGATGGAGGtgttaaaaaaaaaaaaaagtttgGAAAAAATAAAGGTCGTGCCCGGGATCGAACCGGGACTACCAGAATCAGAATCTGGGGTCCTAACCATTAGACTACACAACCTGAACTGCAAGATGGCCATACTAGTGAATTCTCATGTACTACTAAATCTCTCACTAATCCGCGTTATCCCAAGCATGACCTTTATTTTGTCTTTAAATACTTGATACTCGCTAAAAAGCCATTTTAGTATTTAGCAGATACTCTATATCAGTTGAGTTTGGACTTCCAGCAAGTCCAGGTTCAACCGGAGTGCGGTCGCGGCAATAATACGTTTGAACCCAAGCATATAGAAAACCGGTTGTGTTTTTCGCATTCTATATACCTATTCTCCTTTCTAGGAGTCTTAAAAATATGTTCAAACGCGCTTCATAGCAACCATTCTGCGTACCAGACCGAATGGAGCCCACAATTGCGCATTAGTAGTGGCGGCGGAAGTCGAAGTAGACAGGATAGTGGCAGGACGGTCTCGTTTTTCATTCCCAGCAACCTCTTCCGTCAGAGGCCCACCCTGGGTGGCCTCTTCACGTCGCCGCTCTTCACGCTCCTGCTCGCCGACCTTCCAGCCACGGACAAGCCACAGGAATAAGGAGGCGGCAACATATGCAAACCCCGTGAAGATTTGGAGATGTTGATAGGATGTTCCACCGCCGGGGAGGTGAGTGCGAAGTTCCAAGGCAATAGGCTCGGCAACGGTGCAGGGTGCGACGAGGCATAGCCAAGCAATGCTGAGACCGGAGGGTAGGTCTTTCAGGCCGATGATTTCAGCCAGCACAGGTGAGACAGTTGCCCAATATGTACCGGAGACGGTGCCAACCAAGACTGCAAAGAAGCAGGCGACGCCCATACTGTCCGCGAAGATCCATATAATTAGACAGAAGAAGCCGcagcagaaagaaagcagCGTGGCGATATTGATGCGGCCTAGCCGGTCGCTGAACATGCCCACGAATGGACGACCCAGGCCCTGTCCCAGATTCAGGAGGGCTGAAACAATACTCGCCTGGTGCGAGGAGAGGCCGATTGATAGTGCGAAATCGGCCATGCTAAACAGCAGCGATACGTAGCCCAGCATACTGAAAAATCCCCAGCAGAGAAAGAATAGAAACTCCGGCCGGCGTAGGAGTGGGAAGTGAAATGCCGTCAGACGGCTGCCGATGACTTTATTGCGGTCTCGAAGCAGGTTCGCACTGACTAGATTCACGGCGCACGAGACGATTCCTAGCACACGGAATGTCCAGGCCAAACCTATCCGCGGGATCATTGCACCGACCGCGAGCGACCAGATCAAACCACCAAGTCCCGACCCTGCGGCCGTGATGCCCATGGCAACACTTCGGCGCTTCAGGAACCACTGCGGAGCAATGCTGACGCTACCCACGAACAGAAATCCCATCCCGAGGCCAAAGCAAACACCCTGGCTCAGGAAAATCTGCCATTTTTTGGAAGCAAACGAGGCCCCAATGAAAGACAGTgtctcgaagaagacgccgagATTCACGACAATGCGTGTGCCGTACAGATGGATCAGGTATGTAGAGAGCGGGGCAATGAGTAAAGCGCAAGAGATGCTGAGACCGCCTGTGAAGGCGTATGCGAGGACCGAGGTATCGGGGAATACATCATGGGAGAGATAGTAAGAGAGAAAGACGCCATAGCTCTGCACATCGGAGTTGGTTAGCTTCGCGAAAATCTCACAACGGGTTTCTGGTACTGATACTGACGCTATTGATTCCCCAGGTGTGCGCATTGATCCAGAAGACGGACGCGACACAGACCCAGCCATATCCTCCGTCTGGAGGCAATGCACGGTTGTCTttctcgtcttcgtcgccgtCAGGCTGTGGCTCCGTCTGTGGCTGCGCATTGTGGTCTTGCCCATGTCGCGAGGCGTGTTCAAAATTTGAGTCGTTACTGTCGTGCGAACGAATAATATCAATCGGAGTATTGTCCGCCATCGCGGAGTCGAGTAATTGTCGATTTGTTGGTCCCCGCGACTCTCACTGGTAGTTTGACTGGACCCGAAACCGGTATGCCGTTTGCGTCACAACATGGAGGCGTGTGTGGGAtaaagaagaacaagagaaaaagaaagatccAAGCAGGTGATTCATTATCTGGACAATCTTTCGGGCCCGAGGCCGAGTGCCCTTTTTTATGACATGAAAAAAGTCCGGTGCTCGTGGGGGGGTTTGCCGTAGTTTCGGCGCCCGCAGGCCAATGACAGGCCCCAGTGGCTCCTTCAACAAGCGGGACCACTTTCCCTATGCTTAGTTGGTTGTCAGTCttcggcgggcgcgggcccGGGGGCAGGTGTGCTCTTGCTTTTCTCCACCAGGTGCTGTGCCGAGTGCCGGTGCGGGGAGCTTAGGGGTCCTTGGGGGCGGGCCCGCCTTGACCACAGACATAGAAGGAATGGTAGAAGTCGACAAAGTAATTGGAAAAACATCTTGCTTGGTACTAGTTTTTGCCAGATAATGATCATGGAGAACTATTTCTGTACGCTATAGGTGTAATTACGTATGGCAGGGGTCGTTGGGTAGACCGGAAACATTTTAGCATCAATTTCTATACGGATTATGCGCGCTCATGTAGTCAGTTGTATTAATTTCCCGAGAACAGGATATCCATGCCCATATTGAGAATGTGTCATTGTCGTGGGGTACGAATTGGCCGTTACTTGTCAACCAATGGCGCGGTGAGCTAGGGGGACTCTCCGTGCCTTTGCTCTGACTGTCCCGCGCGAAATATTAGCTGTCTTCCGTCTCACATTACAGATGCGTACTAGAAATATTTGGACACGATTCCGCAGCGTGATAGCCATCTGATCTGCTGACTTGTTGCCTATAAGGTCTCATGACTTGTAACGGCATCTCAGTTGGGGATTGCAAGGCGCTGGTACTCCTATAAGTTCGCACATTACCAAAAGGGCTGGACTGATTCTAGGTTCAATTTTGGGTCATACCGGCCTTTATTAACCTAGATAATAGTTGTGAATGTTGTCAGTTGGGCGTGTCTTCCGTGCGACAAGTGCCCTTGCCCGTCTTTCGCCGGCGAGTATACAATATCAATATGCACTGAATCTTTCCGACGATATACTATTTTAGTGTTGGTGGGTTGCTATTGGAAACGCTATTTGAGCACTAATCATGGTTTCTAAATATATTTGTAGAATAATCAAACTGTCCCCGTCTCTATATCCGACTCGGTAGCAATAGCAGTCTCAGATATATATCGCGACGTTCGCCGAACACGCCAACGCCGATGCTCGGAACTTGAAAATTGCATTGGGTATTTTAGAGAAGATGTGACAATATTGCTATCACTGACAACGAAGTGCAGCTCTTTGTAAACATAATAAAGGACGTTTCCCTCGGCCAACTTTCTTATAGTTCTCCGCGTCATCACGTGCAGCGTTGCCGCGCCAGTTGTTTGTTGTGGCCCCACCGACGCCTTATCTTGTTGATATTGGACTCATCCATTCCCCATCCCTTGATTGACGCcaaacagcagcagccatgatgcACAAATCCAGGAAAGTGTCGCCGCCCGGGCCGACGTACATGTCCAGTGACCAGATCGGTTAGATCCCCTGAGATCTGCTTAGATCCCCCCGTCTTGTGGAATGTTTCTCCCGCTAAGCCCCCCCGGAATCACAGCAAGCTACCTGAAAGATCTCAGAATGAatcgaccagctcgtccgACCGGATCGCGCCCATTCCCAGGGAGAACATCCATGTCAGATCTCGAGGATAACCTTCCTCCACGCGCGGCCTCCGCGTTCTCCATGTATCGGCAAACCGAcgcgggcgaggacgagcctcgctccagcagctcccTGGCTTCTCGCCGCACCTCGACCAACCGCCCCAACTCGATTGCTTTTGATCCACCACGCTCAGTCTCTGGGCGCAGCAAGATATTCCCTGCCGAGGTGTTTTCTCGTACGCTCCCGGACTCCTCGATCCCGCATTACCAGGAAAACCAGCAGCGACGCcaggagagagaagaggcaCGGTCCCTTCGGGATGCCCTGCAGCAAGTAGACTTGCAGGATGAGGGAAGTCTGTACCAAGCGGCGCAGGATGAAGCTGCGGAACTGGTGTGGGCGCACCAGAACCCCGGCGTGCCATACAAAGACCCCCATGGCCCTTACCGCAACCCGGATAACACCAAGCGATATTCGGGTCGGGTTTCGAGTACAAAAGGCCCGCGAAGCTTCACCTCTTCCACTCGGATTCCAAGTGGATCATCTGGTGGCAGCTCTTCCAGTCCTGACAGCCAGAAAGTCTCGAGCTCCTGGCGTTCGTCTCTCTCCAAGGATAAGAGCTACGGGCCTTTGAAGAAGAATTCTAAAGTGAACTTTGCATTGCCTGCAGAGGATACCGACGCATCGAAAACAAGAAATATCAGCAGTGGTTCTTCCAAGGGAATCTTCAGAAATCCCAATGATCAAATCTATGAGGAGCCTCGTGATCCTGGCAACCCGGAACAAGATGGCCAAGCCGGCTTGTCCAGGTCCGACTCGTCCGCTCTGAAGTCAAAGTCGCGCAATTCTTTCCAGAGAATGGGCAAACCTCTTCCTTGGCTGCGCGGTAGAAGCTCCGACAATGACCGTCCCATATTAGACAAGATCGCCCGGTTTGACATCCACAAGAACCCTcccagccagacccagaaccCCGACTATACGAAAAACGATGCCCTGACCAAACAGCCTCCCAGCAACCAGGAGGAGACCGCGCCTACAAAGGGAGGAATGGAGATCCGCAGTGATGACATCCGCGCAGCCACCAGTAAGAAGTTGAAAGACCGAAGTGACAACTTGCCCAAGCCTTCCGCGGTCAGTGATCGAGCCGGCCGGCCCATTGTCAGCTTTGATCCCAAATGGCAGCCAACTGAGCAGTCGCGGCCTAGTCGTCAGGTTTGCGAGTCGACCTCCCGAGCCCCTCCTCCAGTCCCGGCGGCACCAACGATCCAAGTATCCGAGGCCCCTCCAATCCCAGTGATCAATGTCCCGGACATCCAAGAACCGACAATCTCCGAGATTTCAGAGCCCTCTCGCCAAGAGAATCAGCCCGCAACTAGGAGTAGCCAGAGCCAACAGCCAGTCCCAAAGAAGCAATCCTCCAACTCGCGCGGCCAATGGTACTCACCATACACGCGGAGCGGTGTCCCAACGGCGTGCTGCGAGTCCTGTTCACTTGGGATCTCTGGAAGGATTGTAACCGCTGGAGGCTCACGGTTCCATCCAGAATGCTTCACCTGTTTCCACTGCCAGACGGCGCTCGAATGCGTGGCTTTCTACGAGGAACCCGAGTCCAGTCGTGCGGAACGACTGGCAAATGCATCACCCCATGACGGAGAAGCCCACGTCTCCCGGTTCTATTGCCACCTGGACTTCCATGAACTCTTCAGCCCCCGCTGTAAGAGCTGCAAGACCCCGATTGAaggcgaggtggtggttgcCTGTGGTGCCGAATGGCATGTCGGCCATTTCTTCTGCGCCGAGTGTGGTGATCCCTTCAACCCACAGACCCCgtttgtggagaaggacgGTTTTGCATGGTGTCTCAACTGCCATTCCCGCCGCACAGCGCCGCGCTGCCAGGGCTGTAAACAGAATGTGCTGGACGAGGTCGTCATTTCTGCCATTGGCGGACAGTGGCACGAACGCTGTTTCGTCTGCCATGAATGTGGCGATGGGTTTGGATCTGAGGGACGCTTCTTCGTTCGCGAGGGCGAGCCCAGGCGGACGGCAAAGGGGCGCATTATCGGTGGCCCAGTGCAATTGGCCATCTGTGAGAAGTGCGAAGGCATCCGTCTCAAATCTCCTGGGATGTGTTAGGGGTTGCATGTGTGGCTAATGAGTTATTGATTTTATGATATTTAATAGTTCTGTGCTTTTGGACGGTGGTCGTTTGGGATCTTTATTTATTGGTATTTGGGTTCTGCATTTGTTTTTATTCATCAAGCTTCTTTTGGAATCTACTGTTCTTTTTCGCGGTGCTTCCCATCCATGGATGTCAAGCAGAGATTTCTTGCATTCCTTTCTATGTCCTTCCTAGGCAGGCCACTCCGGATCGGCCTTGCGTCTGTAAACAGCCACGTACTTATTGCCCTTATTCCGGGTGACCTTCTTCGACTCCTCCGTTTCAAACTTCATAACTCGAAGACAAGGatcctgctccagctcacTCTCCGGCACACGCTCCCAAAGATCTTTGATTCCACCAGAGGCGGCTTGCGTCTCCGGGTCGTGCTGAAAATGTCGCAGAATCCAATGGTGGTACTCCTCCACGTCAGTAATCGTATACAACAGTCCCCCAGGGCGTAGCACGTAGGCGTACTCGGCATTCAATGACTCGGAGATGATGCGTGCCTTGTGCTTGCGCGCCTTGAAGTGCGGGTCGgggaagcagatgaagatcttggacagctggtggtggccgaAGAAATTGGGGAGAAACTTCATTGTGTTGGCTCGGATTGCGGATATGTTCTCATAGTTGCCGGGGACGACGGCCGTCGTCGTGCCGGCTTCGTCGGCGGGCTTGTCGGATGTTTTTTGGACGGGCTCCTCCTCCGTAGCGGCGGGGGCAGGAGACTCTGAAGATGTGGCGGCAGCTTTGTTCTTgaggtgctgctgctgcgcgcgGAGAAAGCAGATGCGAGAGTTCAGATATTCGAGGACCTGGGTTCGGATCTCCATGCCTGCTTTCTGTGATTAGTGtatgtcttgtcttgtcgTCCACCCTCCCACATTTCATATATCCCACTCACCAACCATCAGCGTCTCCGGCAATAACGGCGCC
Encoded here:
- a CDS encoding uncharacterized protein (ID:PFLUO_008962-T1.cds;~source:funannotate); protein product: MADNTPIDIIRSHDSNDSNFEHASRHGQDHNAQPQTEPQPDGDEDEKDNRALPPDGGYGWVCVASVFWINAHTWGINSSYGVFLSYYLSHDVFPDTSVLAYAFTGGLSISCALLIAPLSTYLIHLYGTRIVVNLGVFFETLSFIGASFASKKWQIFLSQGVCFGLGMGFLFVGSVSIAPQWFLKRRSVAMGITAAGSGLGGLIWSLAVGAMIPRIGLAWTFRVLGIVSCAVNLVSANLLRDRNKVIGSRLTAFHFPLLRRPEFLFFLCWGFFSMLGYVSLLFSMADFALSIGLSSHQASIVSALLNLGQGLGRPFVGMFSDRLGRINIATLLSFCCGFFCLIIWIFADSMGVACFFAVLVGTVSGTYWATVSPVLAEIIGLKDLPSGLSIAWLCLVAPCTVAEPIALELRTHLPGGGTSYQHLQIFTGFAYVAASLFLWLVRGWKVGEQEREERRREEATQGGPLTEEVAGNEKRDRPATILSTSTSAATTNAQLWAPFGLVRRMVAMKRV
- a CDS encoding uncharacterized protein (ID:PFLUO_008964-T1.cds;~source:funannotate) encodes the protein MATPPPYKRQKREEYRRQLTNATTDDAASVKAPQKRFFRQRAHANPFSDHHLDYPLSPAHMDWSSYYPAFVDPDASKTTPDGARKLVKDVEIVDIGCGFGGLTVALAPLLPETLMVGMEIRTQVLEYLNSRICFLRAQQQHLKNKAAATSSESPAPAATEEEPVQKTSDKPADEAGTTTAVVPGNYENISAIRANTMKFLPNFFGHHQLSKIFICFPDPHFKARKHKARIISESLNAEYAYVLRPGGLLYTITDVEEYHHWILRHFQHDPETQAASGGIKDLWERVPESELEQDPCLRVMKFETEESKKVTRNKGNKYVAVYRRKADPEWPA
- a CDS encoding uncharacterized protein (ID:PFLUO_008963-T1.cds;~source:funannotate) — translated: MSDLEDNLPPRAASAFSMYRQTDAGEDEPRSSSSLASRRTSTNRPNSIAFDPPRSVSGRSKIFPAEVFSRTLPDSSIPHYQENQQRRQEREEARSLRDALQQVDLQDEGSLYQAAQDEAAELVWAHQNPGVPYKDPHGPYRNPDNTKRYSGRVSSTKGPRSFTSSTRIPSGSSGGSSSSPDSQKVSSSWRSSLSKDKSYGPLKKNSKVNFALPAEDTDASKTRNISSGSSKGIFRNPNDQIYEEPRDPGNPEQDGQAGLSRSDSSALKSKSRNSFQRMGKPLPWLRGRSSDNDRPILDKIARFDIHKNPPSQTQNPDYTKNDALTKQPPSNQEETAPTKGGMEIRSDDIRAATSKKLKDRSDNLPKPSAVSDRAGRPIVSFDPKWQPTEQSRPSRQVCESTSRAPPPVPAAPTIQVSEAPPIPVINVPDIQEPTISEISEPSRQENQPATRSSQSQQPVPKKQSSNSRGQWYSPYTRSGVPTACCESCSLGISGRIVTAGGSRFHPECFTCFHCQTALECVAFYEEPESSRAERLANASPHDGEAHVSRFYCHLDFHELFSPRCKSCKTPIEGEVVVACGAEWHVGHFFCAECGDPFNPQTPFVEKDGFAWCLNCHSRRTAPRCQGCKQNVLDEVVISAIGGQWHERCFVCHECGDGFGSEGRFFVREGEPRRTAKGRIIGGPVQLAICEKCEGIRLKSPGMC